The following are encoded in a window of candidate division WOR-3 bacterium genomic DNA:
- a CDS encoding YncE family protein has protein sequence MRRCVRGRGWLSGRLDSLQNLAVGPLLACALVLVGFSLCFGWTPPVPDTIILPDSLGPIRPPYHLAFGSSTDNIYVASETSDIIVVDGKTFQRIKRIYTNAGVGGALLVAEHNKLYCTYPSRGRIGIIDCVTNDTVGSIPVSTRPKLLCYSSGSDKLYCGDSVNRRVWVIDCAADTVRKVILTGSSPADMVYDPTANKVYVAAREGLLAISCVTDSVIANLDSINYARELCLNKRRRKLYVVGRQEKDDPDAIYVVSPQSDSVTAAMLWGWNIVPSLACNEATDRLYALTPNDGEFTREFDCLGDTFIRSAYTPRCEGDAIACDTVHNRLFHRSEARLLVLDCTTLDVVATIGTPAYDSRSDLLVLDPGRYRAVCPGQVLMMALMIVFDYKGDTVYSRGVAPLCGWAAEMYHNPATGRLYCHLGGGVTAVVDEQTNRMVKCVHGVGSGLVHSRTSNKLYYPIAYGPSYEYQGLGVVDGTTDSLIKIVGLGDWRWEPFPCWCPIGNKVYCFASKGARWFIAAVDCSTDSVVWERDMYDLGRWFRYLENGLMLCNHSDSLALIDPRTDSVLVDSSLAAGGIYAVTHTRDG, from the coding sequence ATGAGGCGTTGTGTCAGGGGCCGTGGTTGGCTTAGTGGTCGTCTAGACTCCCTTCAGAATCTGGCCGTCGGGCCGTTGCTTGCGTGTGCGCTGGTGCTGGTGGGGTTCAGCTTGTGTTTCGGATGGACCCCGCCGGTTCCTGATACGATCATCCTGCCGGATTCGCTGGGGCCGATACGGCCTCCATACCACTTGGCTTTCGGGAGTTCGACCGACAACATCTACGTCGCGAGTGAGACTTCGGACATCATCGTGGTGGATGGGAAGACCTTCCAGCGTATCAAGCGCATCTACACCAACGCAGGGGTCGGAGGGGCACTGCTGGTCGCGGAACACAACAAGCTGTATTGTACCTATCCCTCAAGGGGTCGCATCGGTATCATCGACTGCGTCACCAACGACACGGTGGGTTCGATTCCGGTGAGCACGCGCCCGAAGCTGCTCTGTTACAGCTCCGGTAGCGACAAGCTGTACTGCGGCGACAGCGTCAACCGAAGGGTGTGGGTGATAGACTGCGCGGCGGACACAGTGCGCAAGGTCATCTTGACCGGGTCTAGCCCGGCCGACATGGTCTATGATCCCACTGCCAACAAGGTGTACGTTGCGGCCCGGGAGGGTCTGCTAGCGATCTCCTGTGTGACTGATTCCGTCATCGCCAACCTCGACTCGATCAACTACGCGAGGGAGCTGTGTTTGAACAAGCGCCGCCGGAAGCTGTACGTCGTGGGGCGACAGGAAAAGGACGATCCCGACGCCATATATGTTGTCTCCCCTCAGTCCGATTCCGTGACAGCCGCGATGCTCTGGGGCTGGAACATCGTGCCGAGTCTGGCCTGCAACGAGGCCACTGACCGCCTCTATGCGCTCACTCCCAACGATGGGGAGTTCACACGTGAGTTCGACTGTCTGGGCGATACGTTCATACGCTCCGCGTACACGCCCCGCTGTGAGGGTGATGCCATTGCCTGCGACACAGTGCACAACCGGCTGTTCCACCGCTCCGAGGCGCGTCTGCTGGTCTTGGACTGCACCACCCTTGATGTGGTCGCCACAATCGGGACGCCCGCATACGACAGCCGCTCGGATCTGCTCGTGTTGGACCCGGGCCGATATAGAGCCGTGTGCCCGGGGCAGGTACTGATGATGGCACTGATGATTGTGTTCGACTACAAGGGCGACACGGTCTACTCGAGAGGTGTTGCCCCGCTCTGCGGCTGGGCGGCTGAGATGTACCACAACCCCGCGACGGGCAGGCTGTATTGTCACCTGGGTGGGGGCGTGACTGCGGTGGTAGACGAGCAGACAAACCGGATGGTCAAGTGCGTACATGGAGTAGGCAGCGGACTGGTGCACAGCCGGACCAGCAACAAGCTCTATTACCCAATTGCGTACGGCCCCTCCTACGAGTACCAGGGACTCGGCGTTGTGGATGGGACCACGGACAGCCTGATCAAGATCGTGGGACTAGGTGACTGGCGCTGGGAACCCTTCCCTTGCTGGTGTCCCATCGGGAACAAAGTGTACTGCTTCGCCAGCAAGGGCGCGCGCTGGTTCATCGCCGCGGTTGACTGCAGCACCGACTCGGTCGTGTGGGAAAGGGACATGTACGACCTCGGCAGATGGTTTAGGTACCTGGAAAACGGACTGATGCTGTGCAATCACTCGGATAGCCTGGCGCTCATCGATCCCCGCACAGACAGCGTCCTGGTCGATTCGTCACTGGCGGCGGGCGGCATATACGCGGTCACGCACACCCGAGATGGTG
- a CDS encoding nucleotidyltransferase, whose product MATTVDEGFRNFLPRLTPTATESDAAKKHRTSISECLKSNFGMTRFFRTGSFGNGTSIRGYSDVDYFAEIPRDKLTQVSTNALQKVRLALDTRFPDTGVAVRTPAVVVPFGTDASETTEVVPADYIRDEQGHALYDMPDFGGGWMRASPDAQLAYVVYWDDKLDRKVRPLVRFLKAWRCFRDVPISSFYLEMRTAKYAATQESIYYPIDVKVLLKQLWDCQLAAAQDPTVVGGYIHACSTEAMTKDALSKLETALVRAEKARDAEKEGKTEDAFYWWRLLYNYEFPAYG is encoded by the coding sequence ATGGCCACAACGGTGGATGAGGGTTTCCGAAACTTCCTCCCAAGGCTGACCCCGACGGCGACAGAATCAGATGCTGCGAAGAAGCATAGGACATCCATCTCGGAGTGCCTCAAGAGCAACTTCGGGATGACTCGCTTTTTCCGGACGGGTTCATTTGGTAACGGGACCAGTATCCGAGGCTATAGCGATGTAGACTACTTCGCGGAGATTCCCCGGGACAAGCTGACCCAGGTATCGACCAACGCCCTGCAGAAGGTGAGACTCGCCCTCGACACGCGATTCCCGGATACTGGCGTGGCGGTGCGGACGCCTGCCGTCGTCGTCCCATTCGGAACTGACGCATCCGAAACGACCGAGGTCGTCCCAGCAGACTACATCCGCGATGAGCAAGGCCACGCCCTCTACGACATGCCTGACTTCGGAGGGGGGTGGATGAGGGCTAGCCCTGATGCCCAGCTCGCATACGTAGTATATTGGGACGACAAGCTGGACCGCAAGGTACGGCCGCTGGTACGCTTTCTGAAGGCCTGGAGATGCTTCCGAGACGTGCCCATAAGTTCGTTCTACTTGGAGATGCGGACGGCGAAATACGCAGCCACTCAGGAAAGCATCTACTACCCCATCGACGTCAAGGTCTTGCTCAAGCAACTTTGGGATTGTCAACTGGCCGCCGCGCAGGACCCAACGGTGGTAGGTGGCTACATACACGCGTGCTCAACGGAGGCGATGACCAAGGACGCGCTATCCAAGCTGGAGACGGCGCTCGTCCGCGCAGAGAAGGCCAGAGATGCCGAGAAAGAGGGCAAGACCGAGGATGCCTTCTACTGGTGGCGACTCCTGTACAACTACGAGTTCCCGGCGTATGGGTGA